TCGATGTGGATTGGTTCCCGTTAGCACCTCCTCCTCCTGCTACACCATTAGTAGAATCTTCACTACCGGCAATCGTTACATTCGCAGTACTTACACCTTTTCTATGCCCGGAAATATAATGGATACGGAATGTACGTGTGATCAAATATGAGATCGTCAATTTATTTCCATTGAGTGTATAATTCAAGTCGTTATCTTTAAGAACTGTATTTAAAAAACCTTTTAATGTACTGTTTTTTAACTTCACATAATAAAGATTATTATTCATTCGTAACTTTGCAGCGTCATCTTTTACGATCACACTTAATCCACAGGTATCAGCAAGATTGTCAATAACATCCCTGATCGTCAATTTACTGTCTATCGTCACACTAAATAACTTTGTAGAACAATTTCCTGCTGAGAGATTCTGAGTAACCCCTAATAGCATTGCAAGTACTATAAGAAACTTAACTCCTGATGTATGTATTTTTTTCATTCTATTACCTTTCTTCCAACTTTATGAAATTATCTCTTTTATCATGAAGAAATAATTTTTTAATGTGATTTTCATTGCGAAGTACCACACCTCTTTCACCTATATATTTTAATGTATAGCCCATAATACTATCATCAAGATTTTTCCATGAATCATTAATATAAGCTTTGCCATTTACAATAGCATGCAGTACTAATTTTTCTTCGTTTTTAGCAGGCAGTGCAACTGTCGTCACATTATTCTCTTCTTCCAGTCGTACAAATGGGTCTTTTGTACTTTCTAAAGTGTTTAAGCCTACACCTTCACGTTTTTCATGTATTTTTAGGATCATATCCTGGATCTGTTTAACAGATAGATCTGCATGTAAGAGCATTGTCAGTGGTAATAGTAATACAAATATCTTTTTCATTAGTGATTTATCCCCCATACTGAAATATGAATATCTGCTATCGTGTCCGATGAATTAGTATCTGCAGTCAACTCAGATTCAAAGATATCTGTAACCAAAACATTTTGTTCAAGTTCATTCATAAATTTCACAATATTCTTATAAGGTCCTTTACAACCTATACCTATTTCCAAAACATGACCAAAGTTTCCTGTATTTTCATTGATATATTTATTCGTAATATACGTCAGGTCAACATTTTGTATCTCCGCTTTATGTGTCACCGAATTTAAGAATTTAGACCAACTTTTTTGATTGAACAACATATCAGACAGTTTTTCCAAATTAGAGTCTATGAATTTGATCTTATTTGTGATATCGACGATCTTTTTCTTTTTGACAACGATATCATTATCAAATTTTTTCACATAGTATTCACGATCACCGCCAACGGTGATTGAGTTGAGATAGATGTTGTTATCTGTGATACTTTTTTGTATGCTTTTCTTACTTCGTTCACTTTTTTTGTAGAGATCTTCTGTATAAGGCAATAAGTAGGCATACCCTAAATATGCTATAATACCGGCTATACCAAGAATGACTACCCATTTCTCACTCTCTTTTTTAGGAGCAAAATAGATATCTAATGCTTCTAATTTATCTTCTAAATATTTCATCATCTTAATACCACCTTTAACATACCAGCATAGTAGTTACTATTAGGATCTTTTTGGATTCTTTCGATATCTATTTCAATGATTTCATCAAAATGGTTATCAGACATATATTTGATCACTTCTGTAAATTTTCTGTCATCTGAACTGAGCATGGACAACCATAATGCATCCTTCTCACTTTTTATCATCTCTACATGCACGTCAAACTGATCAAGTTCTTTGGCAAGTGTATGATAGATTCCTGACTTCAGACGGTAATTTACTTTTTTATCATAGATAGAAGTAAGCATCTTTGATTTTCCATCATAAGTATCTGATAAGACTTTTATCTTGTCATCCAACACTTTGATCTGGCTTTTCTTCTCACTAAGTATTTTTTTATACTTATTTGATTCAGCTGTGAGTTTATTATTCTCGATCGTCAATGCATAAATTTTTGCATCATTCACATAGGAACCTACCAGGTAGACCAAAGGATATGCCAAACTCAGTGCAATAGCTGCAGCAGTTGAAATAATGAACTGACCGCTTGCTCTGTTAACAAAAGACGGTGCACGTGGATACGTAGATAAATTGACTATAGAAGATTCATCTTCCATATAATCAAATGAAGTTAAAAGCATCAAATATTGTAATTGATCCGTATACCATTCATCACTTGAGACATTATAATTGAAATTAAAATCTGATGAGTGTAGGCCTAAATAGTTTTGACTATAATCATCTAACCCGATAATAGGACCTTTTTCACTTCCTATAAATAATTGATCGATACTATCTAGATCAAATGCTCTTTTTACATAAATAATAATGTCATTAATGGTGATAAAGACTTCAGCAAAAATTTTCATAAAACTTTGTTGATAGTCACTATTTGTTGTTTTAAGGCCTTCTGATTCTAATACAGTGTAAAACTCTTTTTCATCGACTTTTTCACCTATAGACTCACAATATTTATCATAGATCTGTTCTAAAGAGAACTCTATGGATTTCGAATAGAGATATTGACCATTCTCATACACTGTCACAAACGCATCATTTTGCGTAAAGTAAACAAAACAGTGTGCTTTATTATCTTGCAGTATCTCTTTTTTATAAAGTGGTTTATAAAGAAGCGGTGCAGGGACAATGAGGTCTATATACTTCGTTTGCTCTTTTAGAGGTAGATAGAGCTCATCAAGCGACTCCGGTTCAGCCACAAAAACATGATACTCTCTCTCTTCTCCTGAACTTTCAACTTCAACAGAAGAGATAGTATACGTATTAGCCTGATCCAGACCTAACTCTTCATATGCTTTGATATCGAGTATATCTGCAATATCTTCTTCGGGAATATTTCTACTTATATTTACTTTTGTAGTAATAATATCTCTATTATTCACATACGAGGTAATAAAGTTTGAAGTATTGTAAGTGAGTTTATCTAAAGGTTTAAATAAATCATTTTTAAATGCATAACTTTTACCTGTGTATGCATTAAGCGTGACAACATTTTTTACAGCCGATTCTGACGAACTTTTTTTCAAAAACATTTTAAACTTCCTTCCTTGTTGACCAATTATATATGTTATAATATTAAAACAATCTTACAAAATGTAAAACTTTCTAAAAATATAACTTTTTTTAATTACTGATCTTTCATTTAACAGAAAGTGCCCGCTATATAGGCTATTTAGCCAGCTTATGAATATGGTTCTTTCTCAATTTTAAATGATATAACCAAACTCTTCCAAGCCATCTTTGTTTTTACTCCACCCTTTTTTCACCGCAACATGAAGGTCTAAAAATATTTTTTTACCTGAAAAGAGTTCCATCTGTTCGCGTGCAAGTTTTCCAACACGCTTGATCCCTGCACCTTTTTGACCTACGATCATTCCCTTTTGTGTCTCTTTTTCAACCACGATAGTGGCATACACTTTATCCATACTGTCACCCTCGTCGATCTTTTCTATAGTTACATCGCTCTCGTAAGGTATTTCATCACTAAGATTCTCAAAAATAGACTCACGGATAAGTTCTTTATAGATATCACGTATATGTTCTGTGGTAAGGATCTCAGGGTCATAGAGGAAAGGAGAGGTTGGCAGATGCTTGCATATCTCATCAAGCAGTTGTTTTTTACCTACTTTTCTATTGACAGAAAAAGGAATGATCGCTTCAAAAGAATCTTGATATTTCTGATACTCACCCAACTTGGCCAATATATCACCCTGCTTGACATGATCTATCTTGGTAAGCACAACAATGTGCTTGACACCTTTGGCTTGAGTAAGTTTTAAAAACTTTTCATACTCTGTAAGCTTGTCCGTGACAGGTGCAAGAAAAATGATAAGATCACTGTCTCCCATCGCCTTGAGTGCTTCATCCAACATGAATTGATTCAAGAGTCTCTCTTTTTCATGAATCCCCGGGGTGTCCACAAAAATGATCTGTGCATCCTCATGCATGACGATAATATTCATACGTTTACGTGTTGCCTGTGCTTTCTTTGAAACCATGGCAAGCTTTTCGCCAACTATATGGTTGAGCAGCGTGCTTTTCCCTGCATTGGGTCTTCCTACCACTGCCACAAAGCCGGCTTTTGTATCGACTTCCTCTTTCTCATGATCAAACATTTCATTTTCCTTTTAAGTGACTCGTTACTTGCGCCTACTTCTAAAATCATCTATAGTATATATATCAGTAAGGCAGAATACAAACATTATCATTGGTGGTTGTATTCTTATACAGTCCTATCTATAATATATAACGGGTTGCATCTTCATCTTCAACCACTTTGCTTATCTTCTCTTCTACCAATGCTTTATCCACACGGATCGTTTCACCTTTGTGTTCATCCGCAGAGAAACTGATCTCTTCGAGGATCTTCTCCATCACTGTATGTAAACGTCTCGCACCTATATCTTCGGTCTTTTCATTGGCAAGCAGTGAATAGTGTGCAATAGCTCTCAGTGCTTCCTCCTCAAAGACCAATTCCACACCTTCAACCTTCATCAAAGCTTCATACTGTTTAATGAGTGCATTTTTCGGTTCAGTCAAGATACGATATAAAGTCTCTTCATCTAAGCTGTTAAGTTCAACACGTAAGGGAAAACGTCCCTGGAGCTCTGGCATCAGATCACTGGGTTTACTCACATGAAATGCACCTGCAGCTATGAAGAGAATATGGTCCGTATTGACCATACCCAATTTCGTATTTACCGCGGATCCTTCCACAATAGGAAGTAGATCTCTTTGTACACCCTCTTTACTAGGATCTTGCCTGCTCTGTGAGTTCGCGGCTACAGCGATTTTATCTATCTCATCAAGAAATACGATACCGCCCTTCTCTACCTTTTCAAGTGCCAGAGATTTAAGCTCTTCTTCATCAAGAAGTTTTTCACTTGCTTCAGCTTCCAGTATCTTCCTGGCATCTTTTACAGTGACCTCTTTCTCCGGACCTTTCTTACCCATACCTCCTAGGACTTTTACAATGGACTCCTGCACCTGTATCATCTGTGGAGGAAGTCCCTCTTCGGGCATGGTGGGTGTATTCGGTACTTCTACTTTTATCTTGAGATGATCAAGTTCACCTTTGGCATACTTCTCCTGCATACGCATAAAAGAGGCATCATACTCTGCTTTTTTCTGTTCACTGGCACCGGATGGAAGAGGAGGAAGAAGTTTTTCTATAATTTTGTTTTCAATATAGTTTTCTATCTTCTCTCTGTTTTTTTCATTTTCACTCTCACGTACCAAAGTCATAGAGGTTGCGGCCAGATCACGTATCATTGACTCGACATCTCGCCCGACAAATCCTACTTCCGTATATTTACTCGCTTCTACTTTGATGAACGGAAGATTCATCATCTTGGCCAAACGTCTGGCGATCTCTGTTTTACCAACCCCTGTACTGCCTATCATCAAGATATTTTTAGGTGTCACATCCTGCTGCATCTCCAGACTGAGCTGCATACGTCTAAAACGGTTTCTCAGTGCTACGGCGATCGTCTTTTTGGCTTCATGTTGTCCTATGACA
The sequence above is drawn from the Sulfurovum sp. TSL1 genome and encodes:
- the era gene encoding GTPase Era, which gives rise to MFDHEKEEVDTKAGFVAVVGRPNAGKSTLLNHIVGEKLAMVSKKAQATRKRMNIIVMHEDAQIIFVDTPGIHEKERLLNQFMLDEALKAMGDSDLIIFLAPVTDKLTEYEKFLKLTQAKGVKHIVVLTKIDHVKQGDILAKLGEYQKYQDSFEAIIPFSVNRKVGKKQLLDEICKHLPTSPFLYDPEILTTEHIRDIYKELIRESIFENLSDEIPYESDVTIEKIDEGDSMDKVYATIVVEKETQKGMIVGQKGAGIKRVGKLAREQMELFSGKKIFLDLHVAVKKGWSKNKDGLEEFGYII
- the hslU gene encoding HslU--HslV peptidase ATPase subunit, which gives rise to MDNLTPKEIVTYLDKYVIGQHEAKKTIAVALRNRFRRMQLSLEMQQDVTPKNILMIGSTGVGKTEIARRLAKMMNLPFIKVEASKYTEVGFVGRDVESMIRDLAATSMTLVRESENEKNREKIENYIENKIIEKLLPPLPSGASEQKKAEYDASFMRMQEKYAKGELDHLKIKVEVPNTPTMPEEGLPPQMIQVQESIVKVLGGMGKKGPEKEVTVKDARKILEAEASEKLLDEEELKSLALEKVEKGGIVFLDEIDKIAVAANSQSRQDPSKEGVQRDLLPIVEGSAVNTKLGMVNTDHILFIAAGAFHVSKPSDLMPELQGRFPLRVELNSLDEETLYRILTEPKNALIKQYEALMKVEGVELVFEEEALRAIAHYSLLANEKTEDIGARRLHTVMEKILEEISFSADEHKGETIRVDKALVEEKISKVVEDEDATRYIL